The Natrinema pellirubrum DSM 15624 region GGCGCTCGAGGATCGTGACCGAGGACGACTCCTCGGTGACGACGAGCGTGTAGTTAAACAGCGAGCGGGAGTTCTGCTCGGTCCGGACGGTGACGTCCTCGGCGTCGACGCCCTCGGGGACGTAGATTACCGTGCCGGTGCTAAACAGCGCCGTAGAGAGCGCCGTCAGGTAGTTCTCCTGGGGGTCGACGATGCTGCCGAAGTGGTCCTGCAGGAGGTCCTCGTGTTCCTGGACCGCGTCGGCCCACGAGAGAACCTCGGCCTCCTCAGGGCCGACCTGGTCCTTGTCCTCGGCCGCGTTCAGCGGATCGACGAGGGACTCGAAGTCGAGTTCGTGGAGGTTCGTCCAGTCCCGACCCGGCGTCCGGATGACTTCGGGCATCTCGAGGTCCTCGAGCGCCGCAAGCGCCTCGAGACGCGTCTCGAGGAGCCAGTCGGGCTCGTCGAGGTCGCCCGAAATTTCGCGTACCTGTTCCTCCGTCAGATTGGCGTGTACCTGCGTACTCATATTATCCGAGGCTCCCCTCCATCTCGAGTTCGATGAGGCGGTTGAGCTCGACCGCGTACTCGATCGGCAGTTCCTCCGTGATCGGCTCGATGAAGCCGGCGACGATCATCTTCTTGGCGTCGTCGTCGTCCAGTCCGCGCGACTGCAGATAGAAGATGTCCTCGTCGCCGATCTTGCCGACGGTCGCCTCGTGGGCGACGTCGACCTTCGACTCCTCGATTTCCATGTACGGCATGGTGTCCGAGGTCGACTCGTTGTCGAACATCAGGGCGTCGCACTCGACGGCGGTCGAGGCGTTCTCGGCGCCGTCGGCGATGTGGACGAGGCCGCGGTAGTTGGTGCGGCCGCCGTCCTTGGAGATCGACTTGGACTCGATGGTCGAACTCGTCTCGGGCGCGTTGTGGTAGACCTTCGCGCCGGTGTCGATGTCCTGTCCTTCGCCCGCCAGGGCGATGGTGATGTGGGTGTCGGTCGAGCCGCGACCCTTGAGGATGGTACACGGGTAGAGCATGGTCACTTTCGAGCCCATGCTGCCAGAGACCCACTCCATCGTCCCGTTCTCCTCGCAGATGGCGCGCTTGGTGTTCAGGTTGAACGTGTTCTTCGACCAGTTCTGCACGGTCGAGTACTGAACGTGAGCGTCCTCGCCGACGAAGACCTCGACGCCGCCGGAGTGGAGGTTGTGGGTCCCGTACTTGGGCGCGGAACAGCCCTCGATGTAGTGGACCTCGGAGCCTTCCTCGGCGATGATGAGCGTGTGTTCGAACTGGCCCATCCCTTCCGAGTTCATCCGGAAGTAGGCCTGCACCGGCATCTCGACGGTCACGTCTTCGGGGACGTAGACGAACGACCCGCCGGACCAGACGGCCCCGTGCAAGGCGGCGAACTTGTTGTCGCTCGGGGGCACGCAGGTCGTCATGAAGTGCTCTTTGACGAGCTCGGGATGTTCGCGGACGGCCTCATCCATGTTACAGAAGATGACGCCTTTCTCCTCCCACTGCTCTTGCATGTTCTGGTAGACGACCTCGGACTCGTACTGGGCACCCACGCCCGAGAGGGCGTTCTTCTCCGCTTCCGGGATGCCGAGCTTGTCGAAGGTGTCCTGAATCTCGTCGGGCAGCTCCGTCCAGTCGTCGACGCCTTCGCGTTTGTCGACGTCCGGTCGGATGTAGGGAATGATCTCCTCGACATCCAGTTCGGAGAGGTCGGGCATGCCGGGCCAGTCGGACGGCATCGGCATGTTGTGATACTGCTCGAGCGCACGGAGACGCCGCTCGAGCATCCAGTCGGGCTCGTCCTTGTCCTCGGAGATCATGCGGATGACCTCTTCGGTCAGGCCTTTGCCGGATCTGACGGCGGAGTTCTCCTCTTTCTTGAACTCGAACCGGGCCTCAGTGTCTGTCTCTTTTAGGTGGTCTTGATCGGAACTCATGATTGATGTAGTTGTGTTTACGGCTGTAGCGTTATTACGGTTGTTCTAGTCGAATCCGGTTACGCAGTGCCGTAGACGTCTTCGCGGACCCAGTCGTACCCTTTGTCCTCGAGTTTCTCGGCGAGTTCGGGACCGCCGCTTTTGGCGATCTGGCCGTCGAGCATCACGTGGACGTGATCGGGCTCGACGTAGTCGAGGATGCGCTGGTAGTGGGTGATCTGCAGGATGCCGGTGCCCTGCTCGTCGCGCAGGGCGTTGATGCCCTCCGAAACGTCCTGCAGGCGGTCGATGTCGAGCCCGGAGTCGATCTCGTCCAGTACGGCGACCGAGGGCTCGAGGATGGCGGCCTGCAGCACTTCGTTTTGCTTCTTCTCGCCGCCGGAGAAGCCGGCGTTGAGATAGCGCTGGGCGAACTTCTCGTCCATCTCCAGCTGCTCCATCTTCTCCTGGAGGATGCCCTGGAACTCGGCGACGCCGACCTCGCCCTCGTCCGCGGGGCCTTCCATCGGCGAGTTCTCGAAGCCTTCGTCGTCCTCTTCCGCTTCGTCCTCGCCGTCCTCGTCCTCGAAGAGTTCCTCGCGCTCTTCGATCTTGGCGTTCAGCGCCGTGCGGAGGAAGTTCGTCATCGTGACGCCCTCGATCTCGGCGGGGTACTGGAAGCCGAGGAAGATCCCGAGCGCGGCACGTTCGTTGGGTTCGAGATCGAGCAGGTTCCAGGTGCGCTGGTCCTCGTCGATCTCGATGTCCTCGCCGAACTCGTCGTCCTCGAGGTGGAGAAGAACCTCGCCCTCGGTGACCTCGTAGGCGGGATGGCCGGCGATGACCTTCGCGGTCGTCGACTTCCCGGAGCCGTTCGGGCCCATCAGGGCGTGGATCTCGCCCGACTGGACCTCGAGGTCGACCCCCTCGA contains the following coding sequences:
- the sufB gene encoding Fe-S cluster assembly protein SufB, translated to MSSDQDHLKETDTEARFEFKKEENSAVRSGKGLTEEVIRMISEDKDEPDWMLERRLRALEQYHNMPMPSDWPGMPDLSELDVEEIIPYIRPDVDKREGVDDWTELPDEIQDTFDKLGIPEAEKNALSGVGAQYESEVVYQNMQEQWEEKGVIFCNMDEAVREHPELVKEHFMTTCVPPSDNKFAALHGAVWSGGSFVYVPEDVTVEMPVQAYFRMNSEGMGQFEHTLIIAEEGSEVHYIEGCSAPKYGTHNLHSGGVEVFVGEDAHVQYSTVQNWSKNTFNLNTKRAICEENGTMEWVSGSMGSKVTMLYPCTILKGRGSTDTHITIALAGEGQDIDTGAKVYHNAPETSSTIESKSISKDGGRTNYRGLVHIADGAENASTAVECDALMFDNESTSDTMPYMEIEESKVDVAHEATVGKIGDEDIFYLQSRGLDDDDAKKMIVAGFIEPITEELPIEYAVELNRLIELEMEGSLG
- a CDS encoding ABC transporter ATP-binding protein, which codes for MARLELSNLHAEVAEGDEQILEGVDLEVQSGEIHALMGPNGSGKSTTAKVIAGHPAYEVTEGEVLLHLEDDEFGEDIEIDEDQRTWNLLDLEPNERAALGIFLGFQYPAEIEGVTMTNFLRTALNAKIEEREELFEDEDGEDEAEEDDEGFENSPMEGPADEGEVGVAEFQGILQEKMEQLEMDEKFAQRYLNAGFSGGEKKQNEVLQAAILEPSVAVLDEIDSGLDIDRLQDVSEGINALRDEQGTGILQITHYQRILDYVEPDHVHVMLDGQIAKSGGPELAEKLEDKGYDWVREDVYGTA